One genomic segment of Sander lucioperca isolate FBNREF2018 chromosome 10, SLUC_FBN_1.2, whole genome shotgun sequence includes these proteins:
- the LOC116064563 gene encoding NACHT, LRR and PYD domains-containing protein 12-like isoform X1, which produces MSDLEEDQDRSCSCPSMEWEQSEDDPQNSSNEPGPSDTKENKSHVSMEEQPSRCTLCHDVLKDPVSTSCGHWFCRECITSYWEQSASSGDSSCPQCGKRSRTRAGLQTASQTSTVPTDRGLQAVSVGHIISLKTRFEHVTEGPIKTGTETPLNRIYTELYIKAGQSENVNTQHEVLQLETASKMETFNDTPIKCCDIFKALPGQQKHIRVVLTNGVAGVGKTFLVQKFCLDWAEGLDNQDISLVIPLSFRELNLIKDEQYSLLELIHVFHPALQKLTADQLAGCKVLFIFDGLDESRLLLDFLNNEVVSDVTEKSSVNVLLTNLIEGNLLSSALVWITSRPAAANQIPPACVDRVTEVQGFNDAQKEEYFRKRISDEELSSRIISHIKTSRSLYIMCLLPVFCWITATVLDHMLTTDQRGELPRTLTDMYSHFLLVQTKRKKQKYDEGHETSSQELTEADREVLLKMGRLAFEQLEKGNIMFYQEDLERCGLDVTEASVYSGICTEIFKRESVIFQKTVYCFIHLSVQEFLAAVYFYHCYTNRNTEVLEDFLREDRDNYRTLNDLYYESDNDSDGYENDNLSLDVFLRRAMEKSLNSKNGHLDLFVRFLHGLSLESNQRLLGGLLGRTDNSPEMIQRSINNLKKINMDKISPDRSINIFHCLTEMNDHSVYQEIQEFLKSGNRSEKELSEIHCLALAYMLQMSEEVLDELDLEKYNTSLEGRRRLITAVRNCRKALLTGCYLSNSHCEVVASALKSNPSHLKELDLSYNKNLQDLGVKLLSDGLKSPNCRLETLRLRYCSLSAISCASLASALKSNPSHLRELDLSDNQLQDSGVELLCDFLKSPHCKLETLRLRGCSLSEISCASLASALKSNPSHLRELQLSNNKLQDSGVKLLCDFLKNPHCTLETLRLWNCSLSEINCASLASALRANPSDLKDLDLSHNNLQDLGVKLLCDFLKSPQCRLETLRLRGCGLSGISCSSLASALKSNPSHLRELQLSNNELQDSGVKLLCDFLKSPLCRLEILRLWGCSLSEISCASLASALKSNPSHLSELELSDKLQDSGVKLLCDFLQSPRCRLKTLRLSRCGLSEISCASLASALKFNPSHLRELDLSLNNILDSGVELLSCHLESPHCRLETLRINDKLITAKTHKKYDSNVKLDVKTNLPEKNEKAPLSFSPEHTTESSYRFRCPGPGVFQCNLTGLVFVMAQEAELLYSIVQWNQSLLQPAGKKAAGPLFEIKSSEDAAVLQLHLPHCETKDALLFDGLLSVVHITDDGMSILEPLEVTDTHVVVKVPHLSAFGLVWDFVRRFVSLMLPIEGQVLLFLRPPRARYQVLDVFLLPDNVPLDEVEKKQRGAEYLTMSSECHLGIGQSYSVHCEPEGFTIQPEHATFHLKYGPNFHPTFEVFLTTDTEKVTLKVQDQERREVWKRQVLLKEDSVPVVDSIPAEDSVPVVDSVPAEDSVPVVDSVPAVDGVPADEKLFSIRIQFLNRVTEPVLNQLLDKLLERHVINDAEMQSVRTKAREDKARDVIDTVRRKGAKASSVLIAALCQVDPCLFRVLNFR; this is translated from the exons ATGAGTGATTTAGAAGAAGACCAGGACAGATCCTGCAGCTGTCCCTCTATGGAGTGGGAGCAGTCTGAAGATGATCCTCAAAACTCCAGTAatgaacctggaccctcagacacaaa AGAGAACAAAAGTCATGTTTCTATGGAGGAGCAGCCATCCCGCTGTACTTTGTGTCATGACGTCCTGAAGGATCCAGTCTCTACCAGCTGTGGACACTGGTTCTGCAGAGAGTGCATCACCTCATACTGGGAACAATCTGCTTCATCAGGAGACTCCTCCTGTCCCCAGTGTGGAAAAAGATCCAGAACAAGAGCTGGACTGCAGACAGCTAGTCAGACCAGCACTGTACCAA CAGATCGTGGTCTGCAGGCAGTTTCAGTTGGACATATAATCAGTCTGAAGACAAGATTTGAACATGTGACTGAAGGACCTATTAAAACAGGAACTGAAACCCCCCTAAACAGGATCTACACTGAGCTTTACATCAAAGCGGGACAGAGTGAAAACGTTAACACCCAACATGAGGTATTGCAGCTTGAGACAGCTTCCAAGATGGAAACCTTCAATGACACTCCAATCAAGTGCTGCGACATCTTTAAAGCCTTACCTGGccaacagaaacacatcagagTCGTTCTGACTAACGGTGTCGCTGGTGTTGGAAAAACCTTCTTAGTGCAGAAGTTCTGTCTGGACTGGGCAGAGGGTTTGGACAACCAAGATATCAGCCTGGTGATCCCGCTGTCGTTCAGGGAGCTGAACTTGATCAAAGATGAGCAGTACAGTCTTCTAGAGCTGATCCATGTTTTCCATCCAGCATTACAGAAGCTCACAGCAGATCAACTCGCTGGCTGTAAAGTtctcttcatctttgacggCCTGGATGAAAGCAGACTTTTACTGGATTTCCTTAACAATGAGGTTGTGTCTGATGTCACAGAGAAGTCATCAGTTAACGTGCTTTTAACAAACCTCATCGAGGGGAATCTGCTTTCCTCAGCTCTCGTTTGGATAACTtcccgacctgcagcagccaatcagatccctcctgcaTGTGTTGACAGGGTAACAGAAGTACAAGGCTTCAATGACGCCCAGAAAGaagagtacttcaggaagagaatTAGTGATGAAGAGCTGTCCAGCAGAATCAtttcccacatcaagacatccagGAGCCTGTACATCATGTGTCTtctcccagtcttctgctggatcactgctacagttctggaccacatgttgactaccgaccagagaggagagctgcccagAACACTGACTGACATGTACTCACACTTCCTACTGGttcagacaaagaggaagaagcaGAAGTATGATGAGGGACATGAGACGAGTTCACAGGAGCTGACGGAGGCTGACAGGGAAGTTCTTCTGAAGATGGGGAGGCTTGCGTTTGAACAGCtggagaaaggaaacatcatgttctacCAAGAAGACCTGGAGCGGTGTGGTCTTGATGTGACAGAGGCCTCGGTGTACTCAGGAATTTGtacagagatcttcaaaagagagagtgtgatCTTCCAGAAAACAGTCTACTGCTTCATCCATTTGagcgttcaggagtttctggctgcagtcTATTTCTACCACTGTTACACCAACAGGAACACAGAGGTACTGGAGGACTTCCTGAGAGAAGACAGGGATAATTACCGAACCCTGAATGACCTCTACTATGAGAGTGACAATGACAGTGATGGTTATGAAAATGATAACCTATCTCTGGATGTTTTCCTGAGGAGAGCCATGGAGAAATCCCTGAACAGTAAAAATGGCCACCTAGACCTGTTTGTCCGCTTCCTCCACGGCCTCTCTCTGGAGTCCAACCAGAGATTGTTAGGAGGTCTTCTGGGTCGGACAGACAACAGTCCAGAAATGATCCAAAGATCCATCAACAATCTGAAGAAGATTAACATGGACAAGATCTCTCCTGACAGAAGCATCAACATCTTCCACTGTCTGACGGAGATGAACGACCACTCAGTCTATCAGGAGATCCAAGAATTCCTGAAGTCAGGGAACAGATCAGAGAAGGAACTTTCAGAGATCCACTGCTTAGCTCTGGCCTACATGCTGCAGATGTCAGAGGAGGTTCTGGATGAGTTGGACCTGGAGAAGTACAACACATCACTTGAGGGACGACGGAGACTGATTACAGCTGTGAGGAACTGCAGAAAGGCACT ACTTACTGGCTGTTACCTCTCAAATTCTCACTGTGAAGTtgtggcctcagctctgaagtccaacccctcccatctgaaaGAACTGGACCTAAGTTACAACAAGAACCTGCAAGATTTAGGAGTGAAGCTTTTGTCtgatggactgaagagtccaaactgtagactggagacgcTGAG ATTGAGGTACTGCAGTTTGTCAgcgatcagctgtgcttctctggCCTCAGCATTGAAGTCCAatccctcccatctgagagagctggatctGAGTGACAACCAgttgcaggattcaggagtagAGCTGCTCTGTGATTTTCTtaagagtccacactgtaaactggagactctgag attgaggggctgcagtttgtcagagatcagctgtgcttctctggcctcagctctgaagtccaacccctcccatcttaGAGAGCTGCAGCTGAGTAACAAcaagctgcaggattcaggagtgaagctgctgtgtgaTTTTCTGAAGAATCCACACTGTACACTGGAAACTTTGAG ATTATGGAACTGCAGTTTGTCGGAGATCAACTGTGCTTCTTTAGCCTCAGCTCTGAGGGCCAACCCTTCCGATCTGAAAGACTTGGACCTGAGTCATAACAACCTTCAGGATTtaggagtgaagctgctgtgtgattttctgaagagtccacaaTGTAGACTTGAAACTCTGAG ATTGAGGGGCTGCGGTTTGTCAGGGATTAGCTGttcttctctggcctcagctctgaagtccaacccctcccatctgagagagctgcagCTGAGTAACAACGAGCTGCaagattcaggagtgaagctgctgtgtgaTTTTCTGAAGAGTCCACTCTGTAGACTGGAGATTCTGAG ATTGTGGGGCTGcagtttgtcagagatcagctgtgcttctctggcctcagctctgaagtcaaacccctcccatctgagcgAGTTGGAGCTGAGTGACAAGCTTCAGGATTCTGGAGTAAAGCTGCTCTGTGATTTTCTACAGAGTCCAAGATGTAGACTGaagactctgag ATTGAGTCGCTGCggtttgtcagagatcagctgtgcttctctggCATCAGCACTGAAgttcaacccctcccatctgagggAGCTGGACCTGAGTCTTAACAACATTCTGGATTCAGGAGTGGAGCTCCTCTCTTGTCATTTGGAGAGTCcacactgtagactggagactttGAG GATCAATGACAAGTTGATCACAGCTAAGACACACAAGAAAT ATGACTCCAATGTGAAACTTGATGTGAAAACAAACCTGCCAGAGAAAAACGAAAAG GCTCCATTATCCTTCTCACCTGAACACACAACTGAATCTTCATACAG GTTCAGGTGTCCTGGTCCAGGTGTGTTTCAGTGCAATTTGACTGGACTGGTGTTCGTTATGGCTCAGGAGGCGGAGCTGCTGTACAGTATTGTCCAGTGGAACCAGAGCCTCCTCCAACCAGCTGGCAAGAAGGCTGCAGGGCCGCTGTTTGAAATCAAGAGCTCTGAGGATGCTGCTGTCCTTCAGCTCCACCTTCCACACTGTGAAACAAAGGATG CGTTGCTCTTTGATGGCCTGCTGTCTGTTGTCCACATCACTGATGATGGAATGAGCATCTTGGAGCCGCTGGAGGTTACAGATACTCATGTGGTTGTGAAGGTCCCTCACCTCTCTGCCTTTGGCCTGGTCTGGGATTTCGTCAGAAGGTTTGTGAGCTTAATGCTGCCAATAGAGGGCCAAGTTCTGCTGTTCCTTCGGCCCCCACGCGCAAGGTATCAAGTACTCGATGTATTTCTGCTGCCCGACAACGTCCCTCTAGATGAG GTTGAAAAGAAACAACGAGGTGCTGAATACCTCACGATGTCATCTGAATGTCATCTCGGCATTGGTCAAAGTTACAGTGTCCACTGTGAACCTGAGGGCTTCACAATACAGCCTGAG CATGCAACATTTCACTTGAAGTATGGACCAAATTTCCATCCAACATTTGAAGTTTTTTTGACTACGGACACAGAGAAAGTGACTTTGAAGGTCCAGGaccaagagaggagagaagtgtGGAAACGTCAGGTGTTACTGAAAG AGGACAGCGTCCCAGTAGTGGACAGCATCCCAGCAGAGGACAGTGTCCCAGTTGTGGACAGcgtcccagcagaggacagcgTCCCTGTAGTGGACAGCGTCCCAGCAGTGGATGGCGTCCCAGCTGACGAGAAGCTCTTCTCAATTCGAATACAGTTTCTTAACAGAGTGACTGAACCTGTTCTGAATCAGCTTCTGGATAAACTTCTTGAGCGTCACGTGATAAATGACGCTGAAATGCAGTCGGTCAGAACAAAAGCCAGAGAAGACAAAGCACGAGACGTGATCGACACGGTGCGAAGAAAGGGAGCTAAAGCCAGCTCAGTTCTGATCGCTGCTCTCTGTCAGGTGGACCCATGTCTTTTCAGAGTGCTGAACTTCAGATGA
- the LOC116064563 gene encoding NACHT, LRR and PYD domains-containing protein 12-like isoform X4: MSDLEEDQDRSCSCPSMEWEQSEDDPQNSSNEPGPSDTKENKSHVSMEEQPSRCTLCHDVLKDPVSTSCGHWFCRECITSYWEQSASSGDSSCPQCGKRSRTRAGLQTASQTSTVPTDRGLQAVSVGHIISLKTRFEHVTEGPIKTGTETPLNRIYTELYIKAGQSENVNTQHEVLQLETASKMETFNDTPIKCCDIFKALPGQQKHIRVVLTNGVAGVGKTFLVQKFCLDWAEGLDNQDISLVIPLSFRELNLIKDEQYSLLELIHVFHPALQKLTADQLAGCKVLFIFDGLDESRLLLDFLNNEVVSDVTEKSSVNVLLTNLIEGNLLSSALVWITSRPAAANQIPPACVDRVTEVQGFNDAQKEEYFRKRISDEELSSRIISHIKTSRSLYIMCLLPVFCWITATVLDHMLTTDQRGELPRTLTDMYSHFLLVQTKRKKQKYDEGHETSSQELTEADREVLLKMGRLAFEQLEKGNIMFYQEDLERCGLDVTEASVYSGICTEIFKRESVIFQKTVYCFIHLSVQEFLAAVYFYHCYTNRNTEVLEDFLREDRDNYRTLNDLYYESDNDSDGYENDNLSLDVFLRRAMEKSLNSKNGHLDLFVRFLHGLSLESNQRLLGGLLGRTDNSPEMIQRSINNLKKINMDKISPDRSINIFHCLTEMNDHSVYQEIQEFLKSGNRSEKELSEIHCLALAYMLQMSEEVLDELDLEKYNTSLEGRRRLITAVRNCRKALLTGCYLSNSHCEVVASALKSNPSHLKELDLSYNKNLQDLGVKLLSDGLKSPNCRLETLRLRYCSLSAISCASLASALKSNPSHLRELDLSDNQLQDSGVELLCDFLKSPHCKLETLRLRGCGLSGISCSSLASALKSNPSHLRELQLSNNELQDSGVKLLCDFLKSPLCRLEILRLWGCSLSEISCASLASALKSNPSHLSELELSDKLQDSGVKLLCDFLQSPRCRLKTLRLSRCGLSEISCASLASALKFNPSHLRELDLSLNNILDSGVELLSCHLESPHCRLETLRINDKLITAKTHKKYDSNVKLDVKTNLPEKNEKAPLSFSPEHTTESSYRFRCPGPGVFQCNLTGLVFVMAQEAELLYSIVQWNQSLLQPAGKKAAGPLFEIKSSEDAAVLQLHLPHCETKDALLFDGLLSVVHITDDGMSILEPLEVTDTHVVVKVPHLSAFGLVWDFVRRFVSLMLPIEGQVLLFLRPPRARYQVLDVFLLPDNVPLDEVEKKQRGAEYLTMSSECHLGIGQSYSVHCEPEGFTIQPEHATFHLKYGPNFHPTFEVFLTTDTEKVTLKVQDQERREVWKRQVLLKEDSVPVVDSIPAEDSVPVVDSVPAEDSVPVVDSVPAVDGVPADEKLFSIRIQFLNRVTEPVLNQLLDKLLERHVINDAEMQSVRTKAREDKARDVIDTVRRKGAKASSVLIAALCQVDPCLFRVLNFR, translated from the exons ATGAGTGATTTAGAAGAAGACCAGGACAGATCCTGCAGCTGTCCCTCTATGGAGTGGGAGCAGTCTGAAGATGATCCTCAAAACTCCAGTAatgaacctggaccctcagacacaaa AGAGAACAAAAGTCATGTTTCTATGGAGGAGCAGCCATCCCGCTGTACTTTGTGTCATGACGTCCTGAAGGATCCAGTCTCTACCAGCTGTGGACACTGGTTCTGCAGAGAGTGCATCACCTCATACTGGGAACAATCTGCTTCATCAGGAGACTCCTCCTGTCCCCAGTGTGGAAAAAGATCCAGAACAAGAGCTGGACTGCAGACAGCTAGTCAGACCAGCACTGTACCAA CAGATCGTGGTCTGCAGGCAGTTTCAGTTGGACATATAATCAGTCTGAAGACAAGATTTGAACATGTGACTGAAGGACCTATTAAAACAGGAACTGAAACCCCCCTAAACAGGATCTACACTGAGCTTTACATCAAAGCGGGACAGAGTGAAAACGTTAACACCCAACATGAGGTATTGCAGCTTGAGACAGCTTCCAAGATGGAAACCTTCAATGACACTCCAATCAAGTGCTGCGACATCTTTAAAGCCTTACCTGGccaacagaaacacatcagagTCGTTCTGACTAACGGTGTCGCTGGTGTTGGAAAAACCTTCTTAGTGCAGAAGTTCTGTCTGGACTGGGCAGAGGGTTTGGACAACCAAGATATCAGCCTGGTGATCCCGCTGTCGTTCAGGGAGCTGAACTTGATCAAAGATGAGCAGTACAGTCTTCTAGAGCTGATCCATGTTTTCCATCCAGCATTACAGAAGCTCACAGCAGATCAACTCGCTGGCTGTAAAGTtctcttcatctttgacggCCTGGATGAAAGCAGACTTTTACTGGATTTCCTTAACAATGAGGTTGTGTCTGATGTCACAGAGAAGTCATCAGTTAACGTGCTTTTAACAAACCTCATCGAGGGGAATCTGCTTTCCTCAGCTCTCGTTTGGATAACTtcccgacctgcagcagccaatcagatccctcctgcaTGTGTTGACAGGGTAACAGAAGTACAAGGCTTCAATGACGCCCAGAAAGaagagtacttcaggaagagaatTAGTGATGAAGAGCTGTCCAGCAGAATCAtttcccacatcaagacatccagGAGCCTGTACATCATGTGTCTtctcccagtcttctgctggatcactgctacagttctggaccacatgttgactaccgaccagagaggagagctgcccagAACACTGACTGACATGTACTCACACTTCCTACTGGttcagacaaagaggaagaagcaGAAGTATGATGAGGGACATGAGACGAGTTCACAGGAGCTGACGGAGGCTGACAGGGAAGTTCTTCTGAAGATGGGGAGGCTTGCGTTTGAACAGCtggagaaaggaaacatcatgttctacCAAGAAGACCTGGAGCGGTGTGGTCTTGATGTGACAGAGGCCTCGGTGTACTCAGGAATTTGtacagagatcttcaaaagagagagtgtgatCTTCCAGAAAACAGTCTACTGCTTCATCCATTTGagcgttcaggagtttctggctgcagtcTATTTCTACCACTGTTACACCAACAGGAACACAGAGGTACTGGAGGACTTCCTGAGAGAAGACAGGGATAATTACCGAACCCTGAATGACCTCTACTATGAGAGTGACAATGACAGTGATGGTTATGAAAATGATAACCTATCTCTGGATGTTTTCCTGAGGAGAGCCATGGAGAAATCCCTGAACAGTAAAAATGGCCACCTAGACCTGTTTGTCCGCTTCCTCCACGGCCTCTCTCTGGAGTCCAACCAGAGATTGTTAGGAGGTCTTCTGGGTCGGACAGACAACAGTCCAGAAATGATCCAAAGATCCATCAACAATCTGAAGAAGATTAACATGGACAAGATCTCTCCTGACAGAAGCATCAACATCTTCCACTGTCTGACGGAGATGAACGACCACTCAGTCTATCAGGAGATCCAAGAATTCCTGAAGTCAGGGAACAGATCAGAGAAGGAACTTTCAGAGATCCACTGCTTAGCTCTGGCCTACATGCTGCAGATGTCAGAGGAGGTTCTGGATGAGTTGGACCTGGAGAAGTACAACACATCACTTGAGGGACGACGGAGACTGATTACAGCTGTGAGGAACTGCAGAAAGGCACT ACTTACTGGCTGTTACCTCTCAAATTCTCACTGTGAAGTtgtggcctcagctctgaagtccaacccctcccatctgaaaGAACTGGACCTAAGTTACAACAAGAACCTGCAAGATTTAGGAGTGAAGCTTTTGTCtgatggactgaagagtccaaactgtagactggagacgcTGAG ATTGAGGTACTGCAGTTTGTCAgcgatcagctgtgcttctctggCCTCAGCATTGAAGTCCAatccctcccatctgagagagctggatctGAGTGACAACCAgttgcaggattcaggagtagAGCTGCTCTGTGATTTTCTtaagagtccacactgtaaactggagactctgag ATTGAGGGGCTGCGGTTTGTCAGGGATTAGCTGttcttctctggcctcagctctgaagtccaacccctcccatctgagagagctgcagCTGAGTAACAACGAGCTGCaagattcaggagtgaagctgctgtgtgaTTTTCTGAAGAGTCCACTCTGTAGACTGGAGATTCTGAG ATTGTGGGGCTGcagtttgtcagagatcagctgtgcttctctggcctcagctctgaagtcaaacccctcccatctgagcgAGTTGGAGCTGAGTGACAAGCTTCAGGATTCTGGAGTAAAGCTGCTCTGTGATTTTCTACAGAGTCCAAGATGTAGACTGaagactctgag ATTGAGTCGCTGCggtttgtcagagatcagctgtgcttctctggCATCAGCACTGAAgttcaacccctcccatctgagggAGCTGGACCTGAGTCTTAACAACATTCTGGATTCAGGAGTGGAGCTCCTCTCTTGTCATTTGGAGAGTCcacactgtagactggagactttGAG GATCAATGACAAGTTGATCACAGCTAAGACACACAAGAAAT ATGACTCCAATGTGAAACTTGATGTGAAAACAAACCTGCCAGAGAAAAACGAAAAG GCTCCATTATCCTTCTCACCTGAACACACAACTGAATCTTCATACAG GTTCAGGTGTCCTGGTCCAGGTGTGTTTCAGTGCAATTTGACTGGACTGGTGTTCGTTATGGCTCAGGAGGCGGAGCTGCTGTACAGTATTGTCCAGTGGAACCAGAGCCTCCTCCAACCAGCTGGCAAGAAGGCTGCAGGGCCGCTGTTTGAAATCAAGAGCTCTGAGGATGCTGCTGTCCTTCAGCTCCACCTTCCACACTGTGAAACAAAGGATG CGTTGCTCTTTGATGGCCTGCTGTCTGTTGTCCACATCACTGATGATGGAATGAGCATCTTGGAGCCGCTGGAGGTTACAGATACTCATGTGGTTGTGAAGGTCCCTCACCTCTCTGCCTTTGGCCTGGTCTGGGATTTCGTCAGAAGGTTTGTGAGCTTAATGCTGCCAATAGAGGGCCAAGTTCTGCTGTTCCTTCGGCCCCCACGCGCAAGGTATCAAGTACTCGATGTATTTCTGCTGCCCGACAACGTCCCTCTAGATGAG GTTGAAAAGAAACAACGAGGTGCTGAATACCTCACGATGTCATCTGAATGTCATCTCGGCATTGGTCAAAGTTACAGTGTCCACTGTGAACCTGAGGGCTTCACAATACAGCCTGAG CATGCAACATTTCACTTGAAGTATGGACCAAATTTCCATCCAACATTTGAAGTTTTTTTGACTACGGACACAGAGAAAGTGACTTTGAAGGTCCAGGaccaagagaggagagaagtgtGGAAACGTCAGGTGTTACTGAAAG AGGACAGCGTCCCAGTAGTGGACAGCATCCCAGCAGAGGACAGTGTCCCAGTTGTGGACAGcgtcccagcagaggacagcgTCCCTGTAGTGGACAGCGTCCCAGCAGTGGATGGCGTCCCAGCTGACGAGAAGCTCTTCTCAATTCGAATACAGTTTCTTAACAGAGTGACTGAACCTGTTCTGAATCAGCTTCTGGATAAACTTCTTGAGCGTCACGTGATAAATGACGCTGAAATGCAGTCGGTCAGAACAAAAGCCAGAGAAGACAAAGCACGAGACGTGATCGACACGGTGCGAAGAAAGGGAGCTAAAGCCAGCTCAGTTCTGATCGCTGCTCTCTGTCAGGTGGACCCATGTCTTTTCAGAGTGCTGAACTTCAGATGA